One Triticum dicoccoides isolate Atlit2015 ecotype Zavitan chromosome 5B, WEW_v2.0, whole genome shotgun sequence genomic window carries:
- the LOC119308083 gene encoding putative pumilio homolog 7, chloroplastic: protein MKLDREMEMLLNEIPLLLHGDVIGCGEPAAAETDTDAVDFSYLIQELGEMGFVEDDDDDDDNGFLHPRKASSSPTSNLHFMDAENFVASRPFSIDKDRERALFDPFPFSSTCFDAAVGDDWDLLCPPARSRLCKTARPKKGTCSNGCQATSPKMCAAAKPSKYESLVGLRGYMYHVARDQHGCRFLQQRLDDGKREVDFIFTGVARHAVDLMVNPFGNYLMQKLLAVCSEEQRMGIVLTLTKDPFVLVRISLNVHGTRAVQKLIESLRAREEIQLVVAALRPGFLELIKDPNGNHVVQKCLQSFGADDNKPIFDAAAVYCLDIGMQCHGCCVLQRCIARSTGEHKEKLVAAIARNGFELAQDAYGNYVVQYVIELKVATANASLAQQFEGKYIHLSMQKFSSNVVEKCLKVFKEADKTNIILELLSAPQFERLLLHPYANYVVYAALQNSKGSLHSALTNAIRPHVELLRTSPYCKRIYSRALLKK from the exons ATGAAGCTTGACAGGGAGATGGAGATGCTCCTCAACGAGATCCCTCTCCTCCTCCACGGCGACGTCATCGGCTGCGGCGAGCCAGCCGCCGCGGAGACCGACACCGACGCCGTCGACTTCTCTTACCTCATCCAAGAACTCGGCGAGATGGGGTTCgtcgaggacgacgacgatgacgacgacaacgGTTTCCTTCACCCCAGGAAGGCCAGCTCATCCCCGACGAGCAACCTCCATTTCATGGACGCCGAGAATTTCGTGGCGTCGCGTCCCTTCTCCATAGACAAAGACCGCGAGAGGGCTCTGTTCGATCCGTTCCCCTTCTCCAGCACCTGCTTCGACGCCGCCGTGGGCGACGACTGGGACCTCCTGTGTCCGCCGGCGAGGTCCCGGCTGTGCAAGACGGCGAGGCCGAAGAAGGGTACCTGCAGCAATGGCTGCCAGGCGACGAGCCCCAAGATGTGCGCGGCGGCGAAGCCGTCCAAGTACGAGAGCCTTGTCGGGCTGCGCGGGTACATGTACCACGTGGCCAGGGACCAGCACGGCTGCCGGTTTCTCCAGCAGCGGCTCGACGACGGCAAGCGCGAGGTCGATTTCATCTTCACCGGCGTCGCCCGTCACGCCGTCGACCTCATGGTGAACCCGTTCGGGAACTACCTCATGCAGAAGCTGTTAGCCGTCTGCAGCGAGGAGCAGAGGATGGGCATCGTGCTCACCCTCACAAAGGACCCCTTCGTGCTCGTCAGGATCTCTCTCAATGTACATGG GACAAGGGCAGTACAGAAACTGATTGAAAGCTTGAGGGCAAGGGAGGAGATCCAGCTGGTCGTCGCAGCTCTGCGCCCCGGGTtcctggagctcataaaggatcctAATGGTAATCATGTCGTGCAGAAGTGCTTGCAATCGTTCGGGGCTGATGATAACAAG CCCATCTTCGATGCTGCTGCTGTTTATTGCCTTGATATCGGGATGCAATGCCATGGCTGCTGCGTCCTGCAGCGGTGTATTGCGCGTTCCACGGGTGAGCACAAGGAGAAGCTGGTTGCCGCAATCGCTCGCAATGGGTTCGAACTTGCACAAGATGCCTATGG AAACTATGTTGTTCAGTATGTGATAGAGCTAAAGGTCGCTACTGCAAATGCAAGTCTGGCACAGCAGTTTGAAGGCAAGTACATCCACCTCTCCATGCAGAAGTTCAGTAGCAACGTTGTCGAGAAATGCCTGAAAGTTTTCAAGGAAGCCGACAAAACCAACATCATCCTGGAGCTCCTTTCTGCGCCACAGTTCGAGCGGTTGCTTCTGCACCCTTACGCAAACTATGTGGTCTACGCAGCACTTCAGAATTCGAAG GGGTCTCTCCACTCAGCACTGACCAACGCCATCCGGCCTCATGTGGAACTACTCAGAACCAGCCCATACTGCAAGAGGATCTACTCTCGAGCTTTGCTGAAGAAGTGA